In Heteronotia binoei isolate CCM8104 ecotype False Entrance Well chromosome 1, APGP_CSIRO_Hbin_v1, whole genome shotgun sequence, the genomic window ccacagagtccaccaagcagccattttctccaggagaactgatctctgtcatctagagatgtCCAGGTCCCCTCTgatggatggcaaccctactcaccatCCAGGAGAGGGAATCCATTGGGAGCAACAGCAAAAGAGGCCTTCcaatgtgtgtaaagtgctgttaagttgcaGTCAACTTAGGGTGaacccagcaagaggctttcaaggcaagagagaagcagaggtggtatgtcattgccttcttctgctgtGTTCTttggaggttgcccatccaaatactaaccagggctgactctgcttagcttctgagatctaatgagattggacTCTACCATGCCAACTTCCCCTCACTTTCCTATGAGTCCCTGCTAATCTCACCTCAGACACAGCAGCTTCCCCTATCAATCTCAAGACTTGGGTTGGGTGATAACCCAGAACAGCGGTCCCCAACATGGCATGCGCCAACATCTTTCTTGGtgtccaccaaatgtttttagaaagtgggtggggccaagtgggCCTCTTACCCTATAAGGTTTCTGATGGGCCAtggaagatttgattggctgtgcagttttataaaacattgctttggcagcagctgccactacagtaCCTTCActttgaaggtaagctgtgggaGTTTCTCTTTGGGTGGCTGCaggacttgaattcagcaggagctcacagaagcgcagctcctgaacctccagccagggtctgcatgcagtggggagttctctcccagCTGCACAcggatcccagggcatatgcaaatgagatatgctactgagcttctgcacctttttttctacaaaatgacccgtgGCTGGctgtatgactgaaggtaagctgtgggaGGTTCTCTTTGGatggttccacctcctgcagcagctattttatggcagccattttgtggatgtgtCCAACAAGTTGTATCAGAATTCTAAagctgcccacaggctcaaaaacactggggacccctggcctagaaggACACATTTTTAGCACTTGCAAATTGAAGGCAATCCTTGTAGCTAGAATCAAAGTTCAGTTTGGTTGGGTCACTGTATAAGAGAGGAAAGGTGTCACTCTGAAAATAGCCAATGGTTTCCTTGCCAAAAACTCTCACTGGATCACCTCTCAGCTGGGCTGGCCCAGGCAGCTGTGTCTTGAATGGAGCTTTGAAGTGCCTGAAATCATGGATGCAAAATCCACACTTGAAAATCTTTACCTGAGCATTATGCTCCTGCTAaaggagacacagaggcagggGGCAGGTGACAAATTGACAACCTTGTGGTCAGGGATCTTACACTACTCCTCTCTCTACATTTCTTTTGGCTTAGTGTGATGCCATAGGCCAAGGTTCACAGTTCCAGCTCACTTCCCTCTTTCCCAACATCACAACCATCTTTGTATTTCATTTAACCCAACACCATACCTCTTCCCGACAAAAAAAATTGTCCTTAAGTAAAAATTTAACCATATGAGGTTTTATATAAAGGGCTGGGCCTACTTGGAGGAATTTCAATCCATGTTTATTGGCTAAAAAGCTTCTTTACACAGAGGGCATCCATTAGGACTGGATGACTCTTTTCTCTTAGTTTCTCTTGAGGTACAGAGGAAAGTGGAGACAATACTGTGGAGGAGACAAGAGAAACAAGGCAACTGAAGAGGCTGAAGATCTCAacttacaatttttttttgttcagcaGGTCTTTGGTGAGTGTTCCTTGGCCTGTCTACACCATTCTAGAAGTCAGTGGATATTTTTATAAGTTCAAATTGTGTCAGGGCCTCTTGGGACTTCTTGTCTTAATTCTTCGTTACAAGCAACCACCATGAGTTTCGCTGACATTCTGGATAACTTGGGAGGAATGGGGCATTTTCAAAGGATGTCCGTAGCCTTCCTGGCTATTCCACTCTTGATGCTGGCTTCTCACAACCTTCTGCAGAATTTCACAGCCGGGGTCCCTGACCATCACTGCCAGATTCATATCACAGCCAATCACACCCGTTATGCCAATACCACCCAAGAGCTGGGAGCTGACAGCCTCATTAGAATTGCCATCCCTGTGAATGGGAAGGGACAGCCAGAGAAGTGCCTGCGGTTTGTCACCACCCAGTGGCGGCTCCTTGACACTAATGCCACTGCTGTCAACGAAACAACGGTGGATACTGAACCATGTTCAGATGGGTGGACGTATGACAGGAGCACATTCACCAGCACCATAATCAGTGAGGTGAGAGAAACAATTGGGAAACATTCTTGAGGGAGATGGGCTGTTAAGATCCCCATTACAGATCcccatgacagccaatgtgatgtagtggttagactaggatctgggagaaccaggtctgaatccccattctgccacagaaGATGGCAACCTCATTCTGGGTGATGAGTCATATACACTCATTCTGACCTACCTCAGAGGTAGCATTGCCagatctggattgggaaatacctgaagactttggtgGTGGGCTTGagcagggcagggtttgaggaggggagagatctcagcagggtgtaatgccgcagagtccaccctctgaagcagccattttatccagaggaactgatcttgttcATCTGGGGATTAAtcataacagcaggagatcttcaggtgccacctggaggttgggaaccttactcacagggttgttgtggcagAAGAGAGAATTTATGTGGGCCACTTTGGGTCTCCTTtgaggagaaaagtagggtatgtGAAGTAAATAGATAAAGTAACAATACAGGATCACCCAATggagttgatgggcagtagattcaggataaaTCAAAGGAAGGACTTATTtgctcaatgagtaattaaactgTAGAATCAGTGCTCTTCTGCCTTTACAAATGATATAGAAGATGAAAGATTGGCATATGCAGCTTGTAATACAGAAAAATTGTCCTTGCCAAAATTCCCTCTTTTATCATGCAACTATTCTCTGGTGCAACTAGTCCTGTTTCGAGGGATTAACTGTGGAGAATGGATGTCACCATCTGTTGATGAATATTTGTGTGGCATCCAGCCAGTCACCATCAACAGGTGGAATGTTGAATAACACAGACCTTTGGTTCAATGTAGCAAAGTGATTCCTGTGTTCCTACGTAAGCACTTAGCCACAGACCACAGGTAAAACAGTTACCATCGATCTATGACAGAGGAATATTCATATCTAGAGGTGACCCTATGaactctctgtgtgtgttgtgggggagactGGGAGATGTTAACTTCCCACACTTTTATGATCACCGAAGCACAGAGCTGCTGGGGTACCAGCACCCTTTGAATTCTCACTCCAAATAACTGGATGTTGTGCAGTTAATAACTATTCAGCACTTGCAGTATATTTATTGCACTGACACCCTGTCTTTCTTCCATCATGGCTTCCAGGGTCTATCACCTGGGCACAAAGCAGAATCCAAATCGCAATGCTGTAAAAGTTTCACaaaaggtggagcctggagatctcccacttttacaacagatctccagctggcagagatcagctcacctgtagaaaatggctgctttgaagaaaggactctatggcaggggtggccaacagtagcttgccagatgttttttttgcctacaactcccatcagccccagccagcatggccaatggctggggctgatgggagttgtaggcaaaaaacatctgaagagctactgttggccacccctgtgctatggcattgtactaggattgccaatccccaggtgggggcaggggatgccccagtttggaggcctttcccctgcttcagggtcatcagaaagcaggggaggggggggggaggaaatgtctgcttggcactacattattccctatggagaccgatttccatagggtataatagagaattaatctgcaggtatctggggctctggggggctgttttttgaggtagaagcaccaaatttgcaacataacatccgatgcctctcctcaaaaaacctgcCAAGTTCCAAAAGGGTTgaacctgggggtccaattctatgaggccccaaagaaggtgcccctatccttcattatttccaatggagagaaggcatttaaaaggtgtgctgtccctttaaatgtgatggccagaactccctttggagttcaattatgcttgtcacaaccttgcttctggctccacccccagatatttcttgaattggacttggcaaccctacattgtaccttgctgaagccccaaaccccaccatttcccggatccacccctaaagtctccaggtattttccaacacagacctggcagtccTACCTTGGTATGAACCCAAGCTTGCACCCAATGTCCTCACACAGTTTctgttctctctccctcccctgcagTGGAATTTGGTGTGTGACTACCGGACTCTGCGGCAAATGGCTCAGTCCATCTACATGGCTGGTGTGCTGATAGGATCAGTGCTGTTCGGAGGTCTCTCAGACAGGTAAACTGTGGAGGCCAGAAAAGGGCAGCAAGAGAGGGGGCCTGTTGCTATGGTGATAGAAATAAGTCAGATGGATTCTGTCTCAGGGCCTGTGTTTTCATATTGAGTGAGCCAACTTTGGAATAAaagtttgtagggttgccatcctccaggtgaggcctggagttcttctggaattacaacagatcttcaggccgcagagatcaggtcccttggagaaaatgacagcctCCAAGAGTAGTTTCTATGGCAGCGGTTGCCAACCTTTCTGACCTGTGGGCACATTTGTAATTCTGAGACTCAGTggtgggtaaggttgccaagtcccctgcctccTCTAGTAGGGGACTTTCGCGCACGTGCAAAGTGCACGCACAATGCactgacgtcacctggaagtgacgttattGCACTGGCGATGCCTTgtgcagctgctctaggcatttctgggaaaactctatggcaggggtggccaacggtagctctccagatgttttttgcctacaactcccatcagccccagccattggccttgctggctggggctgatgggagttgtaggcaaaaaaaaccatctagagagctaccattggccacccctgctctatggttttcccggatgctctagccatttgggaggaaaaaactctatggtacctattgtaccatagagttttccagcccaaatggctagagcatctgggaaaaccatagagttttcccagaaacaccaaGATGGGCCAGCGTGCGGTGTTGCCAGCgtgatgtcatcacttctgggtgatgtcactgcaccgacgacatagggggaggttcctcccacccgcccaatgtgggccggcggattgggaacctcccgggtggagTGCAACCACAAAATTGTTACAaagtggtgggtgcaaccacaaaatggtagccacaggaggtggagccatacACGCAGAGGAAGCccaagggtggggggaaagaaggatattttaaaaataaactggggaagagagagaatatAGCACACACTCTGGTTTCAGCTGCgactgaaacaatgttattttaatctgcatagccCATCAGATCTTCAGTGGTGAATCAGaagttctgctgggcaagagcctgACTCTCATTCAAAAACACAtggtgggcaccaagaaaggaCAGCCCTGCTGAGcatcctccctttcccaaactctgTACTCCCCaagcaccatccccaaatctagagttgccagctctgggtacaGAAataccaggagacattggggggggggtggatccaggggacggtgggctttggggagagaagggacctcagcaagatacaatgccatagagcccaccttccaaagcagctgtttttgccaggggaattggtctctgtCATCTAGAAATTAATTGTAACCCTGAGATCCCCAGCccacagatttggcaaccctactcaaatctccagaaatttcccaagtcagagttggtaaccctacagaTGGTGTGTGGAAGAACCTAATGTAGGCTCCACAGATGGACCCAGCAGACAACTCTTCAtccatttggggagggggcggggtccAGTTGGGATTCAGTATGAAAGACGTCCCTTCacactttttgttttaaaaaaaatgaagcaaaAGAAAGGCCTGAATTTTCTAATGAAGACCCTAGAAAGGGACTTTCAGAGGCATACACTCCAACAATTAACATTTATCAGAAACGGAGTCTGTTTccctttattgttgttgttcatttaCCAGAAACCGAGCCTGTTTCccactgttgttgttcagtcacacagtcaagtctgactctttgcgaccccatggacaaagtcacgccaggccctcctgtcttccaccatcctccgaaatctgctcaaattcatgtttgttacatcagtaacactgtccagccatctcatcttttgctgtccctttcttcttttgccttctgtctttcctagcatcaggatcttctccagtgagtgctcccttctcatttggtggccgaaatatttgagcttcagcttcagcatctgaccttccagggaacagtctgggttgatttcccttaggactgactgatttgatcttcttgcagtccaagggactggagagtcttctccagcaccacatctcaaaagcagctattcttctgtgctcggctttccttatggtccagctctcacagccatacattactactgggaataccatcgctttgactatatggacttttgttggcagggtgatgtctctactttttattatactgcccaggttcaccatagctgtcctcgcaaagagcaaacgtcttctaatttcatggctacagtcaccatctgcagtgatcttggatcccagaaatgtgaagtccgtCACTACTTTCATGtgtccccttctatttgccaaggtgtgatggggccagatgccatgatcttagtttttttgatgttgagtttcaagcctacttttgtgctctcctctttcaccctcaacaagaggttctttaggtcctcctcattttctgccattagagtagtgtcatctgcatatctgaggttgttgatgtttttcccggcaattttaattccggcttgtgcttcatccaggccagcattccgcatgatgtactttgcatataaattaaataagcagggtgacaatatacatccttgtcaaactacttttcctattctaaaccaatcagttgttccatatcccattctgacagttgcttcttgacccttatataggtttctcaggagacatgtgaagtggtctggtactcccatctctttaaagacttgccgcagtttgttgtgatccacacagtcaatgGCTTTAGctgtcaatgaagcagaaatagacgtttttctgatactcccgtgctttctccataatccatcgaatgttggcaattttcatctctagttcctctacccctccgaaacccagcttgaacttctggtagttcccaatctacatactgctgaagcctagcttgtaggatctttaacatgaccttgctggcatgtgaaatgagtgcaatggtgcgatagtttgaacattccttggcattacccttctttgggattggaatataaactgatcttttccaatcctgtggccccTGTTGTGTTTtgcaaatttgttgacataatgtgtatatcactttaacagcatcatcttttaggactttgaatagctcaactgggataccatcatctccactcgctttgttgttagtaatgctttctaaagcccatttgacttctcTCTCCAGGATGCCTGAAAtccatcgatttcactgtcatggttgtccgggacattgagatccttcttgtataattcttctgtgtattcttgccacctcttcctgatctcttctgcttctgttaggtccctaccatttttgtcctttatcatgaccatctttgcacgaaacgttcccttgatttctccaattttcttgaagagatctctggtccttcccattctattattttcctctattgctttgcattgttccttcaggaaggccttcttatctctccttgctcttctctggaaatctgcattcagttgggtgaatctttccttttcacctttgcctttcactttccttctttcctcagctatttgtaaaggcttatcagacagccactttgctttcttgcatttctttttctttgggatggtgctgattgctgccttctgtacaatgtcacaaacctccatccatagttcttcaggcactctgtctatcaactttagttccttaaacctattcatcacctccactgtatattcataagggatgtgatcaagttcaaatgtgaatggcctaatggcttccccagttttcttcagtttaagactgaattttgcaatgagtagctcatgatctgagtcacAGTCAGCTCcaagtcttgtttttgctgactgtaaggagcttctccatctttgactgcagagtatataatcaatctgatttctgtgttgcccatcaggtgatgtccatgtgtagagtcgccttttaggttgttagaagagggtgtttgctatgaccagcttgttctcttgacaaagcgctattagcctttgcccctcttcattttgttctctacCTGTTTCCCTACCCCCTAGTAAACCATTCTACCGTAATTTGTTACTATTTGTACATTTGAGAGATGCCTGCTTAACATTTGTGATTAAGGGGTCCCAACAGAAGAGCAAGGTTACAGGCATGTCTGTGGTCAAAAGGGCTGAAGAAAAACAGACAGCAGTGTCTGGAGGGGGGATGTGACTCATAACCCAGCTCAAATGCAGGCTTGTACATTCCTGTCTTGCAGGTTTGGCCGGAAGGCCCTCATCGTCTGGTGCTACTTGCAGATGGGGGTGTCAGGTGCCTGCACGGCCTTTGTGCCAAACTTTACCGTTTACTGTGTCCTCCGCTTCCTGAGTGGAATGGCCATGTCAGGAATTTCTCTCAACTCTGTCTCACTGTGTAAGTAGTTCCATCCTCCATCAGAGCCAGCATGCCTTCTGGGATTCAACCCAGAGGCCTTAGAACATTTGGGCTAGGCAAGGTGCTAAATATCCTCACTCCCTATAAAGTCCTGaagatagaacataagaacataagggaagccatgctggatcatccagtccaacactctgtgtcacacagtggcaaaaaaccctccagatgAAAACCCTCCAgatgccatcagaaagtccatcagtggggccaggccactagaagccctcccactgtaccccccccccccaccaagcaccaagaaaacagagcatcacagaCTCCTTTTGTGGAGGGTGATCTAGGGAGGTAGGTGCCCATGCAGATTCCCTGGAATGAAGCAGAAAGTTTCCTGGGGGCCCTGAGGACATCCCAATTACCAGAGGTCACCATAAGAAAACCAGAAGTTTTATAAGTGCTAGCTTGCAAATATTACATAATGCTGCTACCCCAGTACACATTTTAGCTTTTGCATTTATATTTTGAAGTAGCATTCACAatcaaacaaaatatttaaagtCTTTGTTCCTTGCTAATAATATACTGCAAGAGCTCTTTATTTAAGAGCTATGCCCAATGGGTCAATATCAGTTTCAATTTCAATAGGTAcctagagttttaacctcccaaatggctagggcatccgggaaaaccatagagttttcctgaaaacacctagagtggccccatatggggcaccgccattttgatgacgtcacttctgaatGATGTAATTTGTCTCGTGCGCAATTCACTCGCaaatgtcccccactgggggatgaagaggacttggcaaccctaggtggacaTGACACTTAATCCTTCCTCCCTGCACTGGTTTCTGAAACAGTACTTGAGAGGTGTTATTTGCCCCTTGGGGGTTTCTCATGGGTTCTCCAACAGGGAAATAGAGCAGGGCTGGGTGTTTCAGATCAGGAGAATAATGCAGGCTtaagcactctctctctctctccctgtgcaCCATTGTCCCAGGTTGAATTGGATCCCCATGGCCTTGGGAAATGAGCTCCCAGCTGAGGACTCATAGTACATGTCTGATTAAAAGTCCTCATGGTGGACCCAGACATGTTATGTGCAGTCAGGCCATTATAATCCAATCAATTTTTGTGAGCTCTGCTCTGAAAAGCAAAGACTGAACATGCACACAGGGGTGGCAAGTTAGGGTGTTAGGGAGACAAGTGACTGAGGGCCCTGACCACTCTGAGCATTTTACCACATGGGCTTGATGCCAAGCGGTGGAGAGAGCATCTGCTTCACAAAAGATTCAAAAGattcccggttcaatccccaaaaGATTCCCGTGCAAAAGattcccggttcaatccccagtatcgcTAGTTAAAAAGAcgaggcaataggtgatgtgaaagaccactgcCAGAGAtgctagagagccactgccagtctgtgtagacaatactgaccttgatagattgactgactcagcataaggcagcttcatttggagTTGGAAAAGTCCCATGATTTTGCTTTCAAATGTTTCCTGAGGTTGGTTTTGGGTAGTACAAGGGATGGCCCAGAGGGAGTTTTTGTTGAACTGCTTAACATTGCTGAGCACCTCTAACAGTTGCTTCCTTGATATATAATTGTATCCTTCCAACACCTGTGGTGTCAGTTGCCAACCTGAAAAAATAATATCCTTGTTTGTGTATCTTCCTTCATCCCAGGTATGGAATGGATTCCAACTAAATATCGTGCTATTGTTGGCACTATCAATGGTTACTGCTACACTACTGGGCAATTCATCCTGGCTGGAGTGGCATATGCCATCCCCAACTGGCGCTGGCTGCAGCTCACTGTCTCCCTGCCATTCTTCATATTCTTCCTCTACTCCTGGTAGGTGGACATGAAGGGCTGGGTCCCATTCCTCGAGATGGAAGAAGGTAGCTTCAAAAGATTCTTGACAATAGGAGTCAGTCTTCACCCTTTCTCCAACCAAAttggttttgtgggggggggggggagtcttaaAATTGGGTTGGCAAAGTTGCTAGGGCAACATGAAGTGATACTTTGCAAATGCCAGCTATTAGAACCAGGTTTCCTGAATGGTTTGACcttgcagtggttagagtgtcagactaggatctgtgtgagatccaagttcaaaaccctgatctgccatggaagcttgctgggtgaccttgggccagtcgcgtgctctcagcctgacctaccccACAGTGGTGtagtgaggataacatggaggagaggagaacgatgtaaacTGCTTGGGTTACCCATTGGGGGATAAATGAAGTCAAATATAGTCACATATATTAATAATTTTCCTGTTCCTTCCTCATCCCAGCTGTGGTCAGCCACTCCACAAGTGAATGTGCAGAAATCCATGCATGAGATCATGTGTGTGTGGTCTGCTTCTGAGTTTAGGGAAGAGATGCCACAGTAGAATTAGAAGATGAATACAGCAGGATCTCTCTGATCCCCTCTAAATCCACACATGGGGCAAAGACTAGAACAGCTGTTAACTCCCTACTTCCCAAATCACATCAGAATGCTAGGCCAGTGAGGGCACAGAATCTAACAGACCCAagacttcttcttctccttggggTAATCCACTACTACTctgggccggatctaggggggcgtgcagaggggggtgcttgccctgggcaccaacggaggggggggtgccaaattgggtatgaagtccattgtattctatgggatcataagatagaatggcccataagggggagcctttttttaattttgccccccccctcgaaaaacatgtagatcctgtCCTCCTCCTACTGCTGCTAGTTCCTCCGTCCCATTACACCCTGACCACTAGACTCTGAAGCTTTCAGGCAGCTACCAAAACCATGTTCTTTCCTCTTGTTTTGTCTGCAGGCTGTTTGTTGAGTCAGCGCGCTGGTTGGCAATCTCAGGGCAGCATAAGCGGGCCGTGGCGGGCCTCAAGAGAGCGGCCAGGATCAacggaaggaagaaagaaggagatgaACTCAGCGTAGAGGTAGAACGAGGAGAGCAAAGAAGGGGGTGGCTGGGAGAGGCAGCTTTGCCAAAAAGTTTTGGCACAGATCTGTTGGTTCTCCAGTGGTGTACGAAGGCACTTTCAGAACATTTTCCCCCTTAATACTCAAATGTGGAGGCACCCAATGAAGCTAAAGGACATGCAGGGCAGACTCAGGGGCTGGTGTGGTCCCTCTGTTGTTGCTGCAGCTGCCAATACAGCTCAGAAACAACGTGGCTTTCTGCGTGGAAGGTTTTCTTGCATTTTGCCCTGCTCCACAGGAGCCATTCCCCCCTGACCACTTGGGGGCTTTAAAAAAGATCAGCAATGTTACTTCTTCTAATGCAGTTATAATGATCTATCTATCAAGTTCagccttcattttaaaaataaacctgtAGTTCCTTTGCTTATAGGAAATATAAGGAGAATCTCTGTTATGAAGGGCCTCTACAGATTTACTTTATTTAgaaaatgaaagctggggattcagagaaCCTGTTTAGACAAACTGTTAGAATGGTATAATGATATGCAATtgctagttttttaaaaagctcttcaGTGGCccgggtggggagagagaatcaTGGGCCGAAGAATCACTGCGGGGAACTGGGGCTGGAGAATCACGCCACTCTGGGTGGGACGAGGAAGATCCAGGCTTTCCCATCCATATGGGTATCACCCTGGCTATGCCAGACCAttgcagcaaagcaggtttgggaatgAACCCAGGGAAAGATAGGAAAACCCCAAGAGGTGTATGGAACCACCAGATGCTGTGAGACAGTAAGGGGAAAATATTTCCCAGTGGTATCTAAGCCAGGGTTAGCAACCCATGTGTATGTGACCAAAAGGGAATACTTCTTTGAGTAAGTAAATTATAGGATTAAACTGTTAGTGGATTTACTGATGGcagcaagcatagatggctttgaaAGAAGATCAGACCAAATCATGGACAAGAGAtccgtcagtggctactagccatggtaactaaagggaacttccggaggcactaagcctctaaataccagtgctggaggaggcaacatcaaggggaggacttggcttctgtgccctgttggtttgtgctccagggcaactggttgtcaACTACGTGCAAcatgatgctgggctagatggtccactggtctgatccagcagggctgttcttgtgttcttatgacctGTGGATGTCTGATCTCCCATAATCTCAAGCAAGAAGACTCTtgaggtgttgttgttgttgttgttgttttggggggggggttgtaattaACATTTTAATGGAGTTTTCCaatataaaaaaacaaacaagaaaagaCTCCTATTTTTAAGGCTGAAAATTCCTTTTCTCTCAACTGAAGTCTCCTAAACAAAGTTGGCGGGAATCAAATGCTGAACATGTGAGATGGGGAATACGAACATTCCACAGGGCTGCTCAGATTGTCTGCTAGGTGATTAGCATTTTGACAGTCATTTGGCCAATTCATTTGTGAAATGCCTGAGAACAGCAAAGCCATGTTCCCAATATGCCTGCTTACGTCACAGTGTTTGAAATCCTTGTGTTTTGATCTTCTCTGTGTTATCTGTCTGTGGTTCCCCTAGTTTGGACCCACTCCTCTTCCCTTCTCTTTCAGGCTTTGAAACACAACTTGCAAAAGGAGCTCTGCTCCACTAAATCTAGCCACAGCATGGCCGACTTGGTGCGGACACCTGGCATTCGCAAAATCTCCTGCGGAGTCTCCCTTGTCTGGTAAGTGAGTCAGTTTGgttgtagtggtcaagt contains:
- the LOC132587740 gene encoding solute carrier family 22 member 6-A-like, whose amino-acid sequence is MSFADILDNLGGMGHFQRMSVAFLAIPLLMLASHNLLQNFTAGVPDHHCQIHITANHTRYANTTQELGADSLIRIAIPVNGKGQPEKCLRFVTTQWRLLDTNATAVNETTVDTEPCSDGWTYDRSTFTSTIISEWNLVCDYRTLRQMAQSIYMAGVLIGSVLFGGLSDRFGRKALIVWCYLQMGVSGACTAFVPNFTVYCVLRFLSGMAMSGISLNSVSLCMEWIPTKYRAIVGTINGYCYTTGQFILAGVAYAIPNWRWLQLTVSLPFFIFFLYSWLFVESARWLAISGQHKRAVAGLKRAARINGRKKEGDELSVEALKHNLQKELCSTKSSHSMADLVRTPGIRKISCGVSLVWFATSFAYYGLAMDLQNFGFNIYVTQLIFGVVDIPAKFISVMTITFVGRRFSQALSLILAGLCILANIFVPQDLSNLRMTFAVIGKGSLAASFNCAYIFSGELFPTVIRQSGMGLGGTMARVGSMIAPLVKMTGEFFPPLPLIIYGGAPIISGIATCFLPETRNVPLPETVEQAELRSRPNQEDELQMKVLLPSPKPDPAKNSS